A single Phragmites australis chromosome 4, lpPhrAust1.1, whole genome shotgun sequence DNA region contains:
- the LOC133914109 gene encoding S-adenosyl-L-methionine-dependent tRNA 4-demethylwyosine synthase, with protein sequence MDDPLDIVNAAIDQHTKMFKQMKGVPGVKPEKLEEGLSPRHCALSLVGEPIMYPEINALVDELHRRHISTFLVTNAQFPEKIKTLKPITQLYVSVDAATKESLKAVDRPLFSDFWERFLDSLKSLNEKDQRTVYRLTLVKGWNAEEIDSYAKLLNLGQPDFIEIKGVTNCDSSATSKLTMENVPWHSDVKTISEVLASKSGGVHELACEHAHSCCVLLAKVDKFKINGKWHTWIDCDRFHELVTSGKPFKSQDYMAMTPSWAIYGADEGGFDPDQSRYKKERRHGAAAQKN encoded by the exons ATGGATGATCCTCTTGACATTGTAAATGCCGCAATTGATCAGCACACTAAGATGTTTAAGCAAATGAAAGGTGTACCAG GAGTAAAGCCAGAAAAACTAGAAGAGGGTCTATCACCTAGACATTGTGCATTATCTCTTGTTGGTGAACCAATAATGTACCCTGAGATAAATGCTCTGGTTGATGAGCTACACCGCAGACACATATCTACATTTCTGGTTACAAATGCTCAATTTCCTGAAAAGATTAAGACGTTGAAACCAATTACTCAG CTATATGTCAGTGTGGATGCAGCTACAAAGGAAAGTTTGAAGGCTGTTGACAGGCCACTGTTTTCAGACTTCTGGGAGCGTTTCCTG GATTCGCTCAAGTCCCTGAATGAGAAAGATCAACGAACAGTTTACCGACTGACACTGGTTAAAGGCTGGAATGCAGAAGAGATTGATTCATATGCAAAATTGCTAAACCTCGGCCAACCTGATTTCATTGAAATCAAGGGTGTAACAAACTGTGACTC GTCAGCGACTTCAAAGTTGACAATGGAAAATGTACCCTGGCACTCtgatgtaaaaacaatttctGAGGTTTTGGCATCAAAAAGCGGCGGTGTGCACGAACTAGCATGTGAGCATGCTCATTCATGCTGTGTCCTACTCGCGAAGGTGGATAAGTTCAAGATAAACGGCAAATGGCATACATGGATAGATTGTGACCGATTCCATGAACTG GTGACATCTGGAAAGCCTTTCAAGAGCCAAGATTACATGGCCATGACGCCTTCATGGGCCATCTATGGTGCCGACGAAGGTGGCTTCGATCCAGATCAATCTCGTTACAAGAAGGAAAGGCGCCATGGAGCTGCAGCCCAGAAAAATTAA
- the LOC133915364 gene encoding uncharacterized protein LOC133915364 → MSSKEEEEKVEAPCVINGDTTAEDGGGGEEGDGEREGEFEEVMAQLAPEGVRALHARVESEWGPVLQSACQTAAARALWGRAVRDPAAGVLAGERYLRGLHEKMRRDERAGAREVHGVMIAVRTLWFDSRIEAAVAALGGDAQVVLLGAGMDARAYRLSCLKECTVFELDFPELLEMKSDLLHEAMSSANHQKLTMMAKSLIRVPANIQDADWITKLQSCGYVPERNTIWVLEGIIYYLHQAHAMQVLETIATSRTSACTVLLADFMNKNATSLSPTMYHFYHDSPDLLLPSIGFSQVTLSQIGDPQAHFGLISHPENLFDKLRRLPRSMETNPEDGTPCCRLYFVEASASPDDQTTCPLDHHLG, encoded by the exons ATGTCgtcgaaggaggaggaagagaaggtggAGGCGCCGTGCGTCATCAATGGTGACACGACGgcggaggacggcggcggcggcgaggagggagaTGGCGAGCGTGAGGGCGAGTTCGAGGAGGTGATGGCGCAGCTGGCGCCGGAGGGCGTGCGGGCGCTGCACGCGCGGGTGGAGTCCGAGTGGGGGCCCGTGCTGCAGAGCGCGTgccagacggcggcggcgcgcgcgctGTGGGGCCGCGCGGTGCGCGACCCGGCGGCGGGGGTGCTGGCGGGGGAGAGGTACCTCAGGGGATTGCACGAGAAGATGCGGCGCGACGAGCGCGCCGGCGCGCGGGAGGTGCACGGGGTCATGATCGCCGTGCGGACGCTGTGGTTCGACAGCCGCATcgaggccgccgtcgccgcgctcgGCGGGGACGCGCAGGTCGTGCTCCTCGGCGCAG GGATGGATGCAAGAGCCTATCGATTGAGCTGCCTAAAGGAATGCACGGTATTTGAACTTGACTTCCCGGAGCTCCTAGAAATGAAATCTGATCTTCTGCACGAAGCAATGAGTTCTGCAAATCACCAGAAACTCACCATGATGGCAAAATCATTGATTAGGGTTCCTGCCAACATACAAGACGCGGACTGGATAACGAAGCTGCAGAGCTGTGGGTATGTTCCTGAAAGAAACACCATATGGGTGCTTGAAGGCATTATCTACTACCTTCACCAGGCGCATGCAATGCAAGTCCTTGAAACAATTGCAACCAGCCGCACCTCAGCCTGCACAGTGCTCCTGGCCGACTTCATGAACAAGAATGCAACGTCGCTCTCTCCGACAATGTACCATTTCTACCATGACAGCCCTGACCTCCTGCTGCCTTCTATTGGGTTCTCTCAGGTAACACTGTCACAAATTGGAGACCCGCAAGCACATTTTGGGCTGATAAGTCACCCAGAGAACCTGTTTGATAAACTGAGGAGACTGCCAAGATCAATGGAAACAAATCCGGAGGATGGCACGCCATGCTGCAGACTGTATTTTGTGGAAGCCTCTGCTTCACCAGATGACCAGACCACATGTCCACTGGATCACCACTTGGGATAG